One genomic window of Phalacrocorax aristotelis chromosome 21, bGulAri2.1, whole genome shotgun sequence includes the following:
- the BCL2L15 gene encoding bcl-2-like protein 15, with the protein MVTFEEQTRCIVEALFSDLGDDESGCRSLETDSGASAQPAGEPLTGFDPVVIASRLQRIGDQCNMDFEKVSSEALAEVFKGKMEKFEAAVDSLSRSWSDQNPGMVYERAFLSVSVKLIMHVAKKVPAMVHPKHLIQAINGNSKVRNYIEAHGGWENLDN; encoded by the exons ATGGTAACCTTTGAGGAACAGACAAGGTGCATTGTGGAAGCCTTGTTCTCTGACCTAGGGGACGATGAGAGCGGCTGCCGGAGCCTGGAGACAGACTCGGGAG cgtCTGCGCAGCCTGCAGGAGAGCCTCTGACCGGGTTTGACCCAGTCGTGATCGCCAGTCGCCTGCAGCGGATCGGGGACCAGTGCAACATGGATTTTGAAAAGGTTTCCTCAGAGGCTCTTGCTGAAGTGTTCAAGGGAAAG ATGGAGAAGTTTGAGGCTGCCGTGGACTCCCTCAGCAGAAGCTGGAGTGACCAGAACCCAGGGATGGTCTACGAGAgagcttttctctctgtttctgtgaaatTGATAATGCATGTTGCTAAGAAAGTCCCAGCTATGGTGCATCCGAAGCACCTCATACAAGCGATTAATGGAAATTCTAAAGTGAGAAACTACATTGAGGCCCACGGCGGATGG gaGAACTTGGACAACTGA